A window of Diospyros lotus cultivar Yz01 chromosome 14, ASM1463336v1, whole genome shotgun sequence contains these coding sequences:
- the LOC127789980 gene encoding YTH domain-containing protein ECT1 isoform X2, which translates to MKDQLLSSTNGRSISPNASKDTGIGQPGDTASQSGSFGLGGDHPVYQSNVYAPQALYYKGPGQWDEYTSYVNTERLDIGSPGIYNDKPSLVFHTSYGYGPQIPYGPYSPVTTPLPSVGADAQLYSPQQYQFSGPPYYQQLVSPSMQYASPPTTFSQPELNSVVGIDQQDDRMIFGPGPSYPSPVGPFGRGNFSGDLASLGFPDLQLGFDAFGSGGLSSHWPKPLDRERVLPAFSPAVSPQTIGGLGSFGQNLAMDSQQARPSYGFGSGSNSYNRAHLHSDFNQGSSFVNASVPHLGTKDRGWLALDYGRRRGRADSSLCNCSGTLDILNEQNRGPRASKLKSQTAIENGASADGNKYSSSTTKTLDESYNHPDFVTDYKDAKFFIIKSYNEDNVHKSIKYGIWASTPNGNRKLDAAYREAKEKQSSCPIFLFFSVNASAQFCGVAEMVGPVDFDKSVDYWQQDKWSGQFPVKWHIIKDVPNSQFRHIVLENNDNKPVTNSRDTQEVKLKQGIEMLNIFKNYESEMSILDDFDFYEDRQKAMQERKARQQASLVGMGVVGGQEQRKVVALSTDNLLKPMSKSFAQVVRLEEFGKEGPVVTERSASASDGSINNRVEDNGMSAVVSTAI; encoded by the exons GTCCTGGTCAATGGGATGAGTACACTTCATATGTTAATACTGAACGGTTGGATATTGGCTCTCCT GGAATCTACAATGACAAACCTTCTCTTGTATTTCACACCAGTTATGGCTATGGCCCCCAAATACCATATGGACCATATTCCCCTGTTACAACACCTCTGCCTTCTGTTGGGGCAGATGCCCAATTATACTCCCCTCAGCAATACCAATTCTCAGGGCCACCATATTATCAGCAACTGGTTTCTCCTAGCATGCAGTATGCCAGCCCACCGACAACATTTTCTCAGCCGGAGCTGAACTCAGTGGTGGGCATTGACCAACAAGATGATAGAATGATCTTTGGGCCAGGACCTAGTTATCCCTCCCCAGTGGGGCCTTTTGGCAGAGGCAACTTTTCTGGAGATCTTGCAAGTCTTGGTTTCCCTGATTTGCAGCTAGGATTTGATGCATTTGGATCTGGTGGACTTTCTTCACATTGGCCAAAACCCTTGGACAGAGAGAGGGTTCTTCCTGCATTTTCGCCTGCAGTATCTCCACAAACAATTGGCGGCCTGGGATCATTTGGACAAAATCTTGCAATG GATTCTCAACAAGCAAGGCCATCCTATGGGTTTGGATCTGGCTCAAATTCTTATAACAGAGCCCACCTGCACAGTGATTTTAATCAGGGCTCCAGCTTCGTAAATGCATCAGTCCCCCATTTGGGAACAAAAGATAGGGGTTGGCTTGCTCTTGATTATGGCAGACGTCGTGGAAGGGCTGATAGCTCTTTATGCAATTGCAGTGGTACACTTGATATTCTCAATGAGCAAAATCGTGGACCAAGGGCCTCAAAGCTGAAGAGCCAGACTGCCATTGAAAATGGTGCATCAGCTGATGGTAACAAATACAGCTCATCCACAACCAAGACCCTTGACGAGTCTTACAACCACCCAGATTTTGTCACAGATTACAAGGATGCTAAGTTCTTTATCATCAAATCTTACAACGAAGATAATGTCCACAAGAGTATTAAATATGGTATTTGGGCTAGCACACCAAATGGAAACAGAAAATTGGATGCTGCTTACCGTGAAGCAAAGGAGAAGCAGAGCAGCTgtcctatttttctcttcttctcg GTGAATGCTAGTGCCCAATTCTGTGGAGTGGCTGAAATGGTTGGACCTGTAGACTTTGATAAAAGTGTCGACTACTGGCAGCAAGACAAATGGAGTGGCCAGTTCCCTGTCAAGTGGCATATCATTAAAGATGTTCCGAACAGTCAATTTCGCCACATTGTGCTTGAAAACAATGACAATAAGCCAGTAACCAACAGCCGAGACACTCAGGAG GTTAAGCTCAAGCAAGGTATTGAAATGTTGAACATTTTCAAGAACTATGAAAGCGAGATGTCCATCTTAGATGATTTTGACTTCTATGAAGACCGGCAAAAGGCGATGCAAGAAAGAAAGGCCAGGCAGCAGGCCAGCTTGGTAGGCATGGGGGTAGTTGGAGGACAGGAACAGAGAAAGGTTGTCGCCTTATCTACCGACAATCTGCTCAAGCCAATGTCCAAGAGTTTTGCTCAGGTTGTCAGGCTGGAGGAGTTTGGTAAAGAAGGGCCAGTGGTGACCGAGAGAAGTGCCTCTGCATCCGATGGCTCCATCAACAACAGAGTTGAAGACAATGGTATGTCGGCAGTGGTGTCTACCGCCATCTAG